A genomic region of Larimichthys crocea isolate SSNF unplaced genomic scaffold, L_crocea_2.0 scaffold377, whole genome shotgun sequence contains the following coding sequences:
- the LOC109140348 gene encoding uncharacterized protein LOC109140348, which translates to MLMLAVNKVDFIPAYASSLSLDLLALTETWLKTENTATRAALSTAHSFSHTPLSKRGGETGVLVNNKWNYAPLLLNTNYCSFEHHAIKVITPVKCSVIVIYRPPGPLGDFVNELDTLLSSIPELECPLLVLGDFNIHLGKAYATYFLSLINSFDMQLVRTPPTHKNGNQLDLILTKNCKTDDIMVTPLHTSDHFFIHFTQSPQLVCHPLRLSRRCCPSPSQQSLSARCRCSRRISSNRCSLICQLG; encoded by the exons atgctaatgttagctgtcaACAAGGTGGACTTTATCCCGGCTTATGCCAGCAGTCTATCCCTGGACCTACTGGCCCTCACCGAAACCTGGCTTAAAACCGAAAACACCGCCACTCGGGCAGCACTCTCCACGGCTCACTCCTTCTCTCATACCCCCCTCTCCAAGCGAGGAGGAGAAACTGGGGTCCTGGTTAACAACAAATGGAACTATGCTCCCCTGCTCCTCAACACCAACTACTGCTCATTTGAACACCATGCAATCAAAGTCATAACTCCAGTCAAATGCTCAGTGATCGTCATCTACCGTCCTCCTGGACCTCTGGGTGACTTCGTCAATGAGTTAGACACGCTACTGTCCTCAATCCCTGAACTTGAGTGCCCGCTGCTGGTCCTCGGTGATTTCAACATCCATCTAGGCAAAGCTTACGCCACATACTTTCTATCCCTCATCAACTCATTTGACATGCAACTAGTCAGAACTCCCCCAACTCACAAAAACGGCAATCAACTGGATCTCATCcttaccaaaaactgcaaaactgatgacataATGGTCACACCATTACATACCTCGGACCACTTCTTCATCCACTTCA CGCAATCTCCGCAACTTGTCTGCCACCCACTTCGCCTCAGTCGTCGCTGCTGCCCTTCCCCCTCCCAACAGTCTCTCTCCGCTAGATGTCGATGCAGCCGCAGAATCTCTTCAAATCGCtgctctctgatctgtcaacttggatga